The Saccharomonospora glauca K62 genome has a segment encoding these proteins:
- a CDS encoding carbohydrate kinase family protein, translated as MTLDAPVVSNDGAPSGTTIGNALVIAVGGETSDHARVLAEDLVADPAHDLVVVDLPAHPTSPLWELWERVAEAIPPGRRGLRLIVPEDHGEVTTLAGHWLAERLGRTVVVPDGPVRRGANGCLFVHSRQESGWLTCRPGKPSEREAKRFPRPSWDGRVVSEVLATGSSGITEPVPAGLWLHPAVEDETVARHRERLLREIPCQPDVMTVLVGCPGMAAIPVEDVAYLWNCLPDELRSRVRFAAYGPIAVSGDGQFGQTLAELVHEPVVCYPGVPIGRPERPDIHTLHPDARLGWRTYAREVEYSPDASPRVRSHWLPFEGVTPAGDATYWYTPDAIVEIVPAGLWLRPPDDFGDADAVRARPCNPAGPTVFFDNATERSALRMHWLARDVITRMETDVRARTSLIPASPNGAGSPPGLVSAPRAEGWHARPAEPGEHPPAAPRLQTPPVPDAAVVFPADDLTEERQWFRDHFGPEIDAVSASVARSIGERSGRWTLGAATEEDVHTDAVALRLYLSVKGEKIDRALRFGETGPHVPLARCAAAALSRLPVHRGAVMYTIPATADLLRYYREHSVVTDWGFLAALVEPGADRRGDVDVLLWSMTARSTRDLEPEGDESVPGRVLFLPGTRFKILDVGEPRSEEGTRGRVLLRELAEREAEGAGEVSSLDELAATSLRTYGQRWETVPATGTVGVAARERFTALPGLLPR; from the coding sequence ATGACGCTCGACGCGCCCGTGGTCTCGAACGACGGTGCCCCGAGTGGCACGACGATCGGCAACGCGCTGGTGATCGCCGTCGGTGGCGAGACCAGCGATCACGCTCGTGTCCTCGCGGAGGACCTGGTCGCCGACCCCGCCCACGATCTGGTGGTGGTCGACCTGCCCGCCCACCCCACGAGCCCGCTGTGGGAGCTGTGGGAGCGGGTGGCGGAGGCGATTCCGCCGGGCCGCCGCGGACTCCGGTTGATCGTGCCGGAGGACCACGGCGAGGTGACGACGCTGGCCGGACACTGGCTGGCCGAGCGGCTGGGACGCACCGTCGTCGTCCCCGACGGTCCGGTGCGACGGGGAGCCAACGGTTGTCTCTTCGTGCATTCCCGGCAGGAGAGCGGGTGGTTGACGTGCCGACCGGGAAAGCCCTCCGAAAGGGAGGCCAAGCGCTTTCCCCGGCCGTCGTGGGACGGTCGGGTGGTGAGCGAGGTGTTGGCCACGGGATCGAGCGGCATCACCGAGCCCGTTCCGGCGGGCTTGTGGCTGCACCCCGCGGTCGAGGACGAGACCGTGGCCCGGCACCGGGAGCGACTACTCCGCGAGATCCCCTGCCAGCCCGACGTCATGACCGTTCTCGTCGGCTGCCCCGGCATGGCCGCGATCCCGGTGGAGGACGTCGCGTACCTGTGGAACTGCCTGCCGGACGAACTCCGGTCACGGGTCCGCTTCGCCGCGTACGGGCCGATCGCCGTTTCCGGGGACGGCCAATTCGGACAGACGCTCGCGGAGCTGGTGCACGAACCCGTGGTGTGTTATCCGGGCGTCCCGATCGGAAGGCCGGAACGGCCCGACATCCACACCCTGCACCCCGACGCGCGGTTGGGCTGGCGCACCTACGCCCGTGAGGTCGAGTACTCCCCGGACGCCTCCCCGAGGGTCCGGAGCCACTGGCTGCCCTTCGAGGGCGTGACACCGGCCGGTGACGCCACGTACTGGTACACCCCCGACGCGATCGTGGAGATCGTCCCGGCGGGACTGTGGCTGCGCCCACCGGACGACTTCGGTGACGCCGATGCCGTTCGCGCACGACCGTGCAATCCCGCCGGACCGACGGTGTTCTTCGACAATGCCACCGAACGAAGCGCGCTGCGCATGCACTGGCTCGCCCGCGACGTCATCACCCGGATGGAGACCGACGTCCGAGCCCGCACGAGCCTGATACCCGCCTCGCCGAACGGGGCCGGCTCACCTCCCGGACTGGTGAGCGCGCCGAGAGCCGAGGGGTGGCACGCGCGGCCCGCCGAGCCCGGCGAGCACCCACCCGCCGCGCCTCGTCTCCAGACCCCGCCCGTCCCGGACGCCGCCGTGGTGTTCCCGGCGGACGACCTCACCGAGGAACGACAGTGGTTCCGCGACCACTTCGGTCCGGAGATCGACGCCGTGTCGGCGTCGGTGGCCCGGTCGATCGGCGAACGGAGCGGTCGGTGGACGCTCGGCGCGGCAACCGAGGAGGACGTTCACACCGACGCGGTCGCGCTCCGGCTGTACCTCTCGGTGAAAGGGGAGAAGATCGACCGAGCCCTGCGGTTCGGCGAGACCGGACCGCACGTGCCGTTGGCGCGGTGTGCGGCGGCGGCGCTCTCACGGCTGCCGGTGCACCGCGGCGCGGTGATGTACACGATCCCGGCCACCGCGGACCTCCTCCGGTACTACCGCGAGCACTCCGTGGTCACCGACTGGGGATTCCTCGCCGCTCTCGTCGAGCCGGGTGCGGATCGGCGAGGCGACGTGGACGTGCTGTTGTGGTCGATGACGGCGCGCTCGACACGGGACCTCGAACCCGAGGGCGACGAGTCCGTGCCGGGACGCGTGCTGTTCCTCCCCGGAACCAGATTCAAGATCCTCGATGTCGGGGAGCCACGATCGGAGGAGGGGACTCGGGGCCGGGTGCTGTTGAGGGAGTTGGCGGAACGGGAGGCCGAGGGGGCCGGTGAGGTGAGTTCGCTCGACGAACTCGCCGCCACGTCGTTGCGTACCTACGGACAACGATGGGAGACGGTACCGGCCACCGGAACAGTCGGAGTGGCCGCCCGTGAACGCTTCACCGCTCTTCCCGGTCTGCTACCGCGATAA
- a CDS encoding transglycosylase SLT domain-containing protein, whose protein sequence is MSLTDELSGLPGGSGLAETLRVVDSAAPTEAEDLAENWRATGSRCADAMPALWRAWRENTASWAGLSAEVGERFCGRIVAAGDELNRASTSAAAALDRAATAVAQARNFARSRSEWLLSWVRSQDALYPNVAHEARDSAISAVANHIADEVRSVLTTTKRELTDAVVTLHEATDAAVTFSELKPVRRRHGGQGWENRKATAEDPPGGEREDSRRETASGGRAPGRGTSSPVEWGILETWSDPAGDGGASGDTDSGSSAGVDTASGPPVTVPPLPGEVDDWIAEALRILAEHGVDVSAIDPEDIATIIHHESGGDPYAQNNWDSNAMSGHPSMGIMQTIPQTFEAYKLAGYDDIWNPVHNIIAAVRYALDRYGSIDNVPGLVALENGQGYVGY, encoded by the coding sequence ATGAGCCTGACCGACGAGCTCTCGGGGCTACCGGGAGGTTCGGGACTCGCCGAGACCCTTCGCGTCGTCGACTCCGCCGCGCCCACCGAGGCGGAGGACCTCGCCGAGAACTGGCGAGCCACCGGTTCCCGCTGCGCCGACGCCATGCCGGCGCTGTGGCGGGCGTGGCGGGAGAACACGGCTTCCTGGGCGGGGCTGAGCGCGGAGGTGGGTGAACGATTCTGCGGCAGGATCGTCGCCGCCGGCGACGAACTGAACCGAGCCTCCACGAGCGCGGCCGCGGCGTTGGACCGAGCCGCCACGGCCGTCGCGCAGGCGCGGAACTTCGCCAGATCGAGGTCCGAATGGTTGCTGTCCTGGGTGCGCAGCCAGGACGCCCTGTACCCGAACGTCGCCCACGAGGCCCGCGATTCCGCGATCTCCGCCGTCGCGAACCACATCGCCGACGAGGTTCGTTCCGTGCTGACCACGACGAAACGGGAACTCACCGACGCGGTGGTCACCTTGCACGAGGCCACCGACGCGGCGGTCACGTTCTCCGAGTTGAAGCCCGTGAGGAGAAGGCACGGCGGCCAGGGGTGGGAGAACCGGAAGGCGACGGCGGAGGACCCACCGGGCGGCGAACGGGAAGACTCGCGTCGGGAAACCGCGAGCGGGGGACGGGCGCCCGGCCGAGGAACGAGTTCCCCCGTGGAGTGGGGAATCCTCGAAACCTGGTCGGACCCCGCGGGGGACGGTGGCGCTTCGGGCGACACCGACAGCGGATCGTCGGCCGGAGTCGACACGGCGAGTGGTCCGCCCGTCACCGTGCCGCCGCTTCCCGGCGAGGTGGACGACTGGATCGCCGAGGCGCTACGCATCCTGGCCGAACACGGCGTCGACGTCAGTGCGATCGACCCGGAGGACATCGCGACGATCATCCACCACGAGTCCGGTGGAGATCCCTACGCGCAAAACAACTGGGACTCCAATGCCATGTCCGGGCATCCCTCGATGGGAATAATGCAGACCATTCCGCAGACTTTCGAGGCATACAAATTGGCCGGTTACGACGACATCTGGAACCCCGTGCACAACATCATCGCCGCGGTACGGTACGCGCTCGATCGTTACGGGTCGATCGACAACGTTCCGGGCTTGGTCGCTTTGGAGAACGGTCAGGGCTACGTCGGGTACTGA
- a CDS encoding S8 family serine peptidase, whose amino-acid sequence MRSRRLSCLVVATALFGIAAGPAHAQQEPEQLPEQREGCLPAPTATAVRTPWPLEYLRPRRVWSLTEGAGVTVAVVDTGVDADTPQLVGRVREGIDVTGSAGSADEDCLGHGTFVAGIIGAAPMEGSGFTGVAPAVTILPVRVATSLEADQPGSLTPERLATGIRRAVDAGADVVNVSASTTVDDAALKAAVDYAERRDVVLVASGGLPDTVLGLVEGANEVVEAAREFDRTLRDELRHGMTVLTELAADTGRFLVEIRDIDDENARGIERP is encoded by the coding sequence ATGAGAAGTCGTCGACTGAGCTGTCTGGTGGTGGCCACGGCGCTGTTCGGAATCGCCGCCGGGCCCGCGCACGCTCAGCAGGAGCCGGAGCAGTTGCCCGAGCAGCGAGAGGGGTGCCTACCCGCACCGACCGCGACGGCGGTGCGGACGCCATGGCCGCTGGAGTACCTGCGACCCCGCCGGGTGTGGTCGCTCACCGAGGGAGCGGGAGTGACCGTCGCGGTCGTGGACACCGGGGTCGACGCGGACACGCCCCAGCTCGTCGGCCGGGTTCGCGAGGGGATCGACGTCACCGGGAGCGCCGGTTCGGCCGACGAGGACTGCCTCGGCCACGGCACCTTCGTGGCGGGCATCATCGGCGCGGCCCCGATGGAGGGCAGCGGATTCACCGGGGTGGCTCCCGCCGTCACCATCCTGCCGGTCCGCGTCGCGACGTCGCTGGAAGCCGACCAACCCGGATCGCTCACGCCGGAAAGACTGGCGACGGGAATTCGCCGAGCGGTCGACGCCGGTGCGGACGTCGTCAACGTCTCCGCCAGCACCACCGTCGACGACGCCGCCCTGAAGGCCGCCGTCGACTACGCGGAGCGGCGGGACGTGGTGCTCGTCGCCTCGGGTGGACTCCCCGACACCGTGTTGGGTCTCGTCGAAGGCGCGAACGAGGTGGTGGAGGCGGCGCGGGAGTTCGACCGGACGTTGCGTGACGAACTGCGGCACGGCATGACGGTTCTCACGGAGCTGGCCGCCGACACCGGGAGGTTCCTGGTCGAGATCCGCGACATCGACGACGAGAACGCGCGGGGGATCGAGAGACCATGA
- a CDS encoding right-handed parallel beta-helix repeat-containing protein gives MSGNTVKVSTAGYGYRSIGEAVADASEGAAVLVEPGRYVENVVLDKSVTVTAEEGPGTVRIVARSGPAILLAAESATLSGLSLASEDDSTPAIAVADGRLGLTECEIRATGWTAVYAYGRGTVLMRECSVHNPKGAGIVVTATDGGVLDACTVSELGTSAVVVAEQGSLLLRACTLGPAEGNGIFLNGSATLTVEDSTIRGAGKPAVAVEQRARLSATRVVVSDTRAIGWYLASPEPVVLEDCRVHDGAAEAVFVAESCSPRLNGFRVRGARGGGLYFTGRSTGVVNGCEVSAVDGVGIGVADRGAPEFDGVSIEDCVAGVYLTEGADPFLRRLHVRNSGDTAVTVTGEARGRLERVEIDGAGESGLVVGGAARPAVSGLSVRGVAGSAVVVSEATLALADADIVGTGGDGVFVGAGGDLSLSRGRVHDSGGVGCRFERGSSGKVSDSEFCGGASDGIRVDTEDVVSISGCVVRDNHGSGVRQTVANSAVEVTELVSSGNVGPDSYGGAVTAAASHGAASSTPISPSPEPGDSGTEDDPLAELHSLVGLTAVKAEVTSLVNLNKMAKRRLDAGLSAPPMARHLVFAGAPGTGKTTVARLYGRILAQLGVLRSGHLVEVARADLVAQIIGGTAIKTTEAFNKALGGVLFIDEAYTLSSGGGGTGPDFGREAIDTLVKLMEDHRDDVVVVAAGYSAEMQQFLSANPGMESRFSRTIEFANYTPEELVTIVRSLCQRHDYRLDEGAAEALLEYFEKIPKDGTFGNGRTARRVFERMTDRQASRLAASPVVAPAELTKLTAEDLVIESGQLA, from the coding sequence ATGAGTGGAAACACCGTCAAGGTGTCCACCGCGGGGTACGGGTATCGCAGTATCGGCGAGGCCGTGGCCGACGCCTCCGAAGGGGCGGCCGTTCTCGTCGAACCGGGCCGGTACGTCGAGAACGTGGTGCTGGACAAATCCGTGACCGTCACGGCGGAGGAAGGACCGGGGACGGTCCGGATCGTGGCGCGGTCGGGCCCCGCGATCCTGCTGGCCGCCGAGTCGGCCACTCTGTCCGGGCTGTCGCTCGCCTCGGAGGACGACTCCACGCCCGCGATCGCCGTCGCCGACGGGCGACTCGGGCTCACCGAGTGCGAGATCCGGGCCACGGGCTGGACCGCCGTCTACGCGTACGGTCGCGGAACCGTGCTGATGCGGGAGTGTTCCGTGCACAACCCGAAGGGTGCCGGAATCGTGGTCACCGCGACCGACGGCGGGGTTCTGGACGCGTGCACGGTGTCCGAGTTGGGCACGTCGGCGGTGGTGGTTGCCGAGCAGGGCAGCTTGTTGCTGAGGGCCTGCACGTTGGGGCCCGCCGAGGGCAACGGCATCTTCCTGAACGGCTCCGCGACGCTCACCGTCGAGGACAGCACGATACGAGGGGCGGGCAAGCCCGCCGTCGCGGTGGAGCAGCGGGCGCGCCTTTCCGCCACCCGAGTGGTGGTGTCGGACACCCGTGCCATCGGCTGGTACCTGGCCAGTCCCGAACCCGTCGTCCTTGAGGACTGCCGGGTGCACGACGGCGCGGCGGAGGCCGTGTTCGTGGCCGAATCCTGTTCGCCACGGCTGAACGGATTCCGGGTGCGGGGTGCGCGGGGCGGCGGACTGTACTTCACCGGTCGCTCCACGGGCGTGGTCAACGGCTGTGAAGTATCCGCCGTGGACGGTGTGGGGATCGGGGTGGCCGATCGCGGGGCACCCGAGTTCGACGGGGTCTCGATCGAGGACTGCGTGGCCGGCGTGTACCTCACCGAGGGAGCGGACCCCTTCCTGCGGCGGTTGCACGTCCGGAACAGCGGGGACACCGCGGTGACCGTCACCGGGGAGGCCCGAGGACGACTGGAACGGGTCGAGATCGACGGCGCCGGTGAATCCGGGCTCGTGGTCGGCGGCGCCGCGAGACCCGCGGTGAGCGGACTGAGCGTCCGAGGAGTCGCGGGGTCGGCGGTTGTGGTCTCGGAGGCGACGTTGGCGCTCGCGGACGCCGACATCGTCGGCACCGGCGGGGACGGCGTGTTCGTCGGGGCGGGTGGGGACCTCTCCCTGTCGCGGGGCAGGGTGCACGACAGCGGCGGAGTGGGATGCCGGTTCGAGCGGGGTTCTTCCGGCAAGGTGAGCGACTCGGAGTTCTGCGGCGGTGCGTCCGACGGCATCCGGGTGGACACGGAGGACGTCGTGTCGATCTCGGGCTGCGTCGTCCGGGACAACCACGGCAGCGGTGTCCGGCAGACGGTGGCCAACTCCGCCGTGGAGGTCACCGAGCTCGTCAGCAGCGGCAACGTCGGCCCCGACTCCTACGGCGGCGCGGTGACCGCGGCCGCGAGCCACGGAGCGGCTTCCTCCACCCCCATCTCACCGTCCCCCGAACCCGGCGACTCCGGGACGGAGGACGACCCGCTGGCCGAGCTGCACTCGCTCGTCGGGCTGACCGCCGTCAAGGCCGAGGTCACGTCCCTGGTCAATCTCAACAAGATGGCGAAACGGCGGCTCGACGCGGGGTTGTCGGCGCCGCCGATGGCCCGGCACCTGGTGTTCGCGGGCGCGCCGGGGACCGGCAAGACGACCGTGGCGCGCCTGTACGGGCGCATCCTGGCACAGCTCGGTGTGCTGCGCTCCGGGCATCTCGTGGAGGTGGCCAGGGCGGACCTCGTCGCCCAGATCATCGGTGGCACGGCGATCAAGACCACTGAGGCGTTCAACAAGGCCCTGGGCGGCGTGCTGTTCATCGACGAGGCGTACACGCTCAGCAGCGGAGGTGGCGGCACCGGCCCGGACTTCGGCAGGGAGGCCATCGACACGCTGGTGAAGCTGATGGAGGACCACCGGGACGACGTCGTGGTGGTGGCGGCGGGTTACTCGGCCGAGATGCAGCAGTTCCTTTCCGCGAACCCCGGAATGGAGTCCCGCTTCAGCCGCACGATCGAGTTCGCCAACTACACCCCCGAGGAGCTGGTGACCATCGTGCGGTCGCTGTGCCAGCGCCATGACTACCGACTGGACGAGGGCGCCGCCGAGGCCTTGCTGGAGTACTTCGAGAAGATCCCGAAGGACGGCACGTTCGGCAACGGACGCACCGCCCGCCGAGTGTTCGAGCGGATGACCGACCGGCAGGCGTCCAGGTTGGCCGCGTCCCCCGTCGTCGCACCGGCGGAACTCACCAAGCTCACGGCCGAGGACCTGGTCATCGAGTCCGGACAACTGGCATGA
- a CDS encoding helix-turn-helix transcriptional regulator, producing the protein MVRSRAGFVGRRAQLTELRRLGSRPFVTVVRGDVGSGKSATLARLGRLLRTDGMTVFELTGHGEPTWDPLGVQPLLSTLRERFEEIEAGRRLFTALRHLGGMWTDEPRRSPHSRNAERDALEALLGALAERNRTAFLIDDADRIPRPSPLVALARRAGIAVVLTATNAEVTTTRSRWPASLADRVVDLAPLTDEDVDKVIRHRAGAPADPALPRALRAELGDLLGNPGTLVSVLAELRAEGRLTVVHDQLCLRDPAAPIPLPLGHPLVERVRSYGDTGVDLVLLAASEATFGLAQLPAFAVATATPVPRCGRTLDRLVLDGVLGASSAGHLYVRHRALGAAIARQAGADRARRLHAAMAEAMLNTSFLGRAGETIAVEHAAAAEEAMPAHPRLRSLMTTAVPMAPRSPENLIARGMVRRRQVGLDSPARSELIRLLIRSGRYERLAALVTELVSESASAGRTTDLAELAAAGALAAIHLGRRLPSRIREVLATGNGATASEVCDRWFTGAPFSPADVERAFAVLAPDDPARRGDDDAVATACAMRDLVPVFEATLGDAYGAPTTGPLAAHHRLCRAFAEGRWSEGLSAAREVVLNGTGDRRGTDVARLLAAEMCVWRGADRQAVGWLDSVSTDTALGALRGWVDSGRRYRAGDAAGAIVAGWSALRRDDGSGPGRAELLSRLAVIAVEQGAWPVERWSLAKTAADCRREGGARMREAWLLVQGLLAGDTARVRESERLARRRGHRPDRVWASFAAGLVADEPRGWFHESYRLAGAFGAPVLRSRLRQAMTDRGVAVPATRARPDEFSEVERRIIELVRSGKSNREIAATVVISEKTVEKHLTKLYLKTGCRSRHELAAASLGGRLERVSA; encoded by the coding sequence CCGTCGTGCGTGGCGACGTCGGCAGCGGGAAGTCCGCGACACTGGCCCGGCTCGGACGCCTTCTCCGCACGGACGGGATGACGGTTTTCGAGCTGACCGGACACGGGGAACCAACGTGGGACCCCCTCGGAGTCCAACCGCTGCTTTCGACGTTGCGGGAGCGGTTCGAGGAGATCGAGGCGGGCCGACGCCTGTTCACGGCCCTGCGTCACCTCGGTGGCATGTGGACCGACGAGCCACGACGCTCCCCACACTCCCGCAACGCGGAACGAGACGCTCTGGAAGCCCTGCTCGGGGCGCTCGCCGAGCGGAACCGGACCGCGTTTTTGATCGACGACGCCGACCGGATTCCCCGGCCTTCGCCGTTGGTGGCGTTGGCGCGACGAGCCGGGATCGCCGTCGTCCTCACGGCGACGAACGCCGAGGTGACCACGACGAGATCGAGGTGGCCCGCTTCGCTCGCCGACCGGGTCGTCGACCTCGCTCCTCTCACCGACGAGGACGTGGACAAGGTGATCCGGCACCGCGCGGGAGCCCCGGCCGACCCGGCTTTGCCGCGTGCGCTGCGAGCCGAGCTGGGGGACCTGCTGGGCAACCCCGGAACCCTGGTCTCCGTGCTGGCGGAGCTGCGTGCCGAAGGCAGGCTCACCGTCGTCCACGACCAACTGTGTCTGCGGGACCCGGCCGCGCCGATCCCGTTGCCGTTGGGGCATCCGCTCGTCGAGCGGGTCCGCTCGTACGGCGACACCGGCGTCGACCTGGTCCTGTTGGCCGCGAGCGAGGCCACGTTCGGGCTGGCCCAACTGCCCGCGTTCGCGGTGGCGACCGCCACCCCGGTGCCGCGCTGCGGGCGGACGCTCGACCGGCTCGTGCTCGACGGTGTGCTGGGGGCCTCCTCCGCCGGGCACCTGTACGTGCGGCACCGGGCGCTCGGCGCCGCGATCGCTCGGCAGGCGGGTGCCGACCGTGCCCGACGGCTCCACGCCGCGATGGCCGAGGCCATGCTGAACACGAGTTTCCTCGGCAGGGCGGGGGAGACGATCGCCGTCGAGCACGCGGCGGCGGCCGAGGAGGCCATGCCCGCGCATCCCCGGTTGCGTTCCCTGATGACCACGGCCGTTCCGATGGCGCCGCGCTCCCCGGAGAACCTGATCGCCCGCGGCATGGTTCGCCGACGACAGGTGGGGCTCGACTCCCCGGCGCGGTCGGAGCTGATCCGGTTGTTGATCCGCTCCGGGCGCTACGAGCGGCTGGCCGCGCTCGTAACCGAACTCGTGTCCGAATCGGCCTCGGCGGGACGGACGACCGATCTCGCGGAACTGGCCGCGGCGGGAGCGTTGGCGGCGATCCACCTCGGCCGGCGACTGCCGTCGCGAATCCGGGAGGTCCTCGCCACCGGGAACGGCGCGACGGCGTCCGAGGTGTGCGACCGCTGGTTCACCGGCGCCCCGTTCTCGCCCGCCGACGTCGAGCGGGCGTTCGCCGTCCTCGCCCCGGACGACCCCGCGCGGCGGGGGGACGACGACGCGGTGGCGACCGCGTGCGCGATGCGCGACCTGGTCCCGGTGTTCGAGGCCACGTTGGGCGACGCCTACGGCGCCCCCACCACCGGGCCGCTCGCGGCTCACCATCGACTGTGCCGGGCGTTCGCGGAAGGCCGCTGGTCGGAGGGTCTCAGTGCCGCGCGGGAAGTGGTCCTGAACGGAACCGGTGACCGGCGCGGTACGGACGTCGCCCGGTTGCTCGCCGCGGAGATGTGCGTCTGGCGGGGAGCGGACCGACAGGCGGTGGGGTGGTTGGACTCCGTCTCCACCGACACCGCGCTCGGCGCGCTACGCGGCTGGGTCGACAGCGGACGTCGTTACCGCGCCGGAGACGCCGCCGGCGCGATCGTCGCGGGATGGTCCGCGCTCCGGCGGGACGACGGCAGCGGCCCCGGAAGAGCGGAGCTGCTGTCGAGGCTCGCGGTGATCGCGGTGGAGCAGGGGGCGTGGCCGGTCGAGCGGTGGTCGCTCGCCAAGACGGCGGCGGACTGTCGGAGGGAAGGCGGTGCCCGGATGCGAGAGGCGTGGTTGCTGGTCCAGGGACTGCTCGCGGGCGACACCGCGCGGGTGCGGGAGAGCGAGCGATTGGCTCGGCGCCGTGGACACCGACCCGACCGCGTGTGGGCGTCGTTCGCGGCGGGACTGGTGGCCGACGAGCCGCGTGGGTGGTTCCACGAGAGCTACCGGCTCGCCGGAGCGTTCGGAGCCCCGGTGCTGCGGTCGAGGTTGCGGCAGGCGATGACCGATCGGGGTGTCGCGGTGCCGGCCACCCGTGCACGGCCGGACGAGTTCTCCGAGGTGGAACGACGAATCATCGAATTGGTCCGAAGTGGAAAGTCTAATCGGGAGATAGCGGCCACCGTGGTGATCAGTGAGAAGACGGTGGAGAAACACCTCACCAAGCTGTACCTGAAGACCGGGTGCCGGAGCCGCCACGAACTCGCGGCGGCCAGCCTGGGTGGCCGTCTGGAGCGGGTGAGCGCATGA